A region of the Silene latifolia isolate original U9 population chromosome 9, ASM4854445v1, whole genome shotgun sequence genome:
ATAACCAGAAAATATTCAGAGTCAAAAGATATTCAGATCCAGGAAAATATTTAGGGATAGAAAAATATTCTAAAAATAGGAAAATATTTAGAGCTTGAAAAATATTTGGAGACATAAAAATACTTAGAGACAGAGAAATATTCAGAGCCAGAAAATATATAAGGCAATATCTAGAACCTGGCTGAGCTGTATCTGGTAGGCTGAGTACCCGGTTGTTGACCATGCTGGTGACTTAAGTGAAATATTTTTTCAAGTGGGTgatattccaggatctgggaaccatttgcccttccaAATTCATGAGTCGGTAGGCTCCATTTCCAACTGCGCTCTCTACTTGGTATGGTCCCTCCCAGTTGTAGGCGAATTTTCCTACTTGCTGGTTCTTGGTATTCTGGAAGACTTTCCTCAGGACCAGATCTCCCACCTGCAGGGTTCTtacttttacattcttgttatagCTTCTAGCCACAGTCTGTCGGTAGGAAGCCATCCTGATCTGGGCGCTGGTTCTGAGTTCATCTACCGTGTCCAGATTGCTTGCCATTTCTACCTGATTCCTACCTTCTGTATGCATCCATGTCTGTGGGTTGGGACCCTAACTTCGGATGGGATGACTGCTTCTGCTccgaacaccaggctgaagggagtTTGTCCCGTTGCAACCTTTGGTGTGGTTCATCACCACCCGAGAACCGAGAGGTAGCTCTTCTGCCCATTTGCCCCCAATCTCCTCCAGCTTCTTTTTCAAGTTATCGACGATAatcttattgctggattcagcttgtccgtTGGATTGGGGGTTCCTAGGAGTAGATTTTTGCAACGAGATATTCCACCTGGGAGAAtgattctgcttctatccatttggagaagtagtccgtcatggcgagcatatAGACTTTGTTTCCTGGTGCTCTGGGTAGTGGTCCCACGATATCCATCCCCCACTTCATGAAGGGCCATGGTGAGATAACCTGGTGcagaggctctgctggctggtggctgaCGTAGGCGTGTCTCTGACAAGCGTCGCATCTTTTTGCGAACTCCATggcatctttgcgcattgtgggccagaagtatccctgCCTCAGTGCCTTATTggacagactcctgccccctgcatggtttccacattctccactgtggagagcatgcaaaacagcctgggactcttcccgatccaggcatctgaggtagggtccagcgaGGGATTTCCTGAAAAGAACACcatcaattagtatgaatctgATTGCTCTCATTCTGAAGCtccttacctcctttttatctgcTGGCAGGATATCATTCTGTAGCCAGTCTATGTATGGTTTCCTCCATCCGAGTACTTTCTTCATTTGCAGCCGCACACCACTTCTGCTTCCTGCTGAGATTTTAGTGTTGCTGGCTCCAGCACGTGGACGATTGGTATTGTGGAGATGGTTCCTGctttgaaggttgcccccagggtggctagtgcgtctgcttctgcattctggtccctggggatttgcttgatgttgaaCGTGACAAATCTGATTTTCAGCTCCTTTCCTACGTCTAGATATGCCATCATCCTGGGATCCCTGGCCTCATAGCAATCATTAACATGGTTAACTATGAGCTTAGAATCACTACAAACCTGAAGGTGTCTGATTTTCAGATCCGAGCCGACTTGGACCCGGATCAATGCCTCATACtctgcttcgttgtttgtggccttgaattcacatcgtacAGCCTGGACTATGAGATCTCCCTGGGGTGACTTGAGGACCAGTCCTACTCCTGCTCCCTTGGCATTTGAGGCTCCGTCCACATGTAGCTCCCACACTTGCTCTCCTTTATCTTCTTCCAGACTCAGAATGTCCTGCTCTGCCTGGGTCTGGAGGGCTGGGCAGAAGTCAGGCACGAAGTCTGCCAGAGCCTGAGACTTTATAGCCGTACGGGGTTCAAACTTCAAGTCGTAACCGCTCAAGTGCACGGACCATTTAGCCATCCTCCCTGACAGTTCTGGTTTTCTCATGATAGTCTTAAGAGGATAATTAGTTATCACAGAAATTGTGTGAGACTCGAAGTAGGCACGCAATTTATGGGATGCAGTAACTAGTGCAAGGACAAGTTTTTCTagtgatgtgtacctggtctctgctagAAGCAGAGACTTACTGATGTAATATACTGGATGCTGTGATCCTTCCTGCTCTCGTACTAGTACTGCACTGACTGCTGCTTCTGTGACCGACAGATACAGGAACAGTGGTTCTCCTGGCTTTGGCTTCGACAGGAGAGGTGGGGTGCTGAGATAACGCTTCAGCTCCTGAAATGCTTTCTCGTGATCATCCGTCCACTCAAATCTTTGGCTTTTCCTGAGTACATCATAAAATAGCATGCATCTGTCCGAGGAcctggatatgaatctgttcagggccgcCACTCTTCTAGTCAGACGCTGGACGTCTTTTGGTTTCTGTGGTGACTCCAGCTGCAGGATTGCTTTGATTTGTTcggtgctggcctctatcccccTATGGGTTACCATATACCCTAGAAAGTTTCCACTAGATACTCCGAAGGTACACTTTGTCGGATTCAGCTTTATTTGATATTTTCTGAGGGTATTGAAAGTTTCTGCCAGATGCTGATGGTGCTGTGAAGCCTGCTTTGATTTGacgaccatatcgtctatgtatacctccatagtttggcctatttgctctttaaacatcatgtttaccAACCTTTGATAGGTAGATCCTGCATTTTTCAGTCCAAAAGGCATGACATTATAACAGTAGATACCTCGCTCGGATCTGAATGTCGTCTTCTCCTGGTCActagggtgcatctttatctggttatatccgctccaagcatctaggaatgtcagcatctcgtggctagcagtagcatccaccatggcatctatgtgtggtagagggaatggatcatttgggcaagctttatttaaatctgtgaaatcgacgcagaccctccacttgccattcttcttcggaaccaccaccacattagacaaccattctggatattttacttcacGAATCTTTCATGCAGCAAGCAGGTTATCTACTTCCTGGTTTATTACCTAGTTTCTCTCAGAAGcaatctttcttcttttctgctgcacaGGTTTATAGCTTGGGTCTACACTTAGCTTGTGAGTTATCACACTTGGGTATATCCCTATCATATCATTATGCGACcaagcaaaacaatccatgttagttCTTAACAACTGAACGAGTTCGTCACGGATGTTACCTGTACATTCAGATTCAATGAGCACAGCTCATTCTGGGTGCAGTGCGTCCAGGATGACTTCGTCTAGTTCTGCCTGCTGGGGctcaatgtattcgtcctggatgcACCGgatctgtaattgctatgcaggCGGGCTGGTTGTTGACTTTAGAGCCACTTTATagcaatccttagcttcttcctggTCCCCACGTATCTCTTGCATCCCCCAAGGCGTTGGAAACTTCAGACattggtggtatgttgagggtaTTGCCTTCAtctcgtggatccagggcctgccaaggattacattgtaagtagagggcccATCAATAACCAAATATCTTACCTGCTTATTAACACCTCCGGCATAGGTTGGAATGACGATATCTCCTAAGGAGTGCTTTGTTTCGCCACTGAAACCGACCAAGGGAACCGCCTTCTTTGATAGATCCTTCTCGGTGAATCCCATGCCTTTGAGCGTTTCTAGCATAATTAGGTTGACCGAGCTCCCGGTGTCCACCAAGATCTTTCTCACCTCGCAATTTCCTATAGGAAGCGTGATGATTAAGGCATCGTGGTGTTGTTCTGGAGCAGACCCTGCATCTGTTTTGTCAAAGGTGACGGACGGCAGATTCTGGCGGTTGATCCTGCCGGAGCTTTCTGGTCTATCTCCTTTAGTTTTGGTTGCGTGCCTTTTTGCTGCTGAATATGTCAGCCCACACAGCTCCGATCCACCTGTAATAACATTCACGGTTCTAGTGCACTGAGGAGGAGGAGATTGTATAACCTGATCTGCTGAGTTTACTCTGGTTGTGTTTCTGGGTAGGAGGTGATCCAGGTTTCCTTGGTCATAgtggaatttgacttcctttttgAGGGAGTGGCATTCATCGGTGTGGGTGTTGCTGCCGTGGAACTCGCACTTCTTGCATGTGTCCCTGCTGATGGGGTTTCCTTCTGGAAGTTTTGGCCATCTGACTCTGCGTCCCAGCTCCTTCAAGGCTTTGAATAGTCCTGCAAGATTGGTGGTGAAACCATACTCACTTACTTTCGGAGGCAGATCTGCTTCGATTTTTCCTTCAGAATTTCCAGATACTCTATTCACGCTCCTGCTGTAGGGTTTGGGTCTTTCACTCTTCTTCTCTACTGGAGCTTTTCTGGATACTGGGTCTGAATCATAAGTGTCTCTTACGGGTGCAGCATCTTCCTCCAGCCTCATGACAGCAATTGCCTTTGATTGTACCTCCTCAAAAGTAGTGCATGGATGCATGGTCAGGTCCTTGTATAGCTGTGAGTCCTGGTGCAATCCTcggcggaaggcttgtatagcggttgctatatcgCACCTCGGAATTgacactttctccttgttgaacctaTTAAAGTAATCACGGGTAGATTCCTCAAACCCTTGCACTATCCGGTAGAGGTCACTAGTCTGCTTCTCCGGCTTTCTGCTGCTgacgaactgctggttgaaggcattgactaGGTCGGCGAAGCTGGATATGCTCTTGTTCGGTAGGCCaacgtgttgggaaatgtgtcctcaacaatagtgcgatcacatgatttaaatatcattattaaatctcattttaaagaatacaattgggaagtaatattgttactgtcaactggtcaacatatatcggtaatgattggc
Encoded here:
- the LOC141601927 gene encoding uncharacterized protein LOC141601927 produces the protein MHPCTTFEEVQSKAIAVMRLEEDAAPVRDTYDSDPVSRKAPVEKKSERPKPYSRSVNRVSGNSEGKIEADLPPKVSEYGFTTNLAGLFKALKELGRRVRWPKLPEGNPISRDTCKKCEFHGSNTHTDECHSLKKEVKFHYDQGNLDHLLPRNTTRVNSADQVIQSPPPQCTRTVNVITGGSELCGLTYSAAKRHATKTKGDRPESSGRINRQNLPSVTFDKTDAGSAPEQHHDALIITLPIGNCEVRKILVDTGSSVNLIMLETLKGMGFTEKDLSKKAVPLVGFSGETKHSLGDIVIPTYAGGVNKQVRYLVIDGPSTYNVILGRPWIHEMKAIPSTYHQCLKFPTPWGMQEIRGDQEEAKDCYKVALKSTTSPPA